The Branchiostoma floridae strain S238N-H82 chromosome 12, Bfl_VNyyK, whole genome shotgun sequence genome segment TTTAGTCATatttgtacgttttgcatggtattcacatttcaaagcaaaagCCAACACGTATTCAATTTAGAACGCAGTGACGCTGCTAACGCAACGCAGTCCCGGGTGAGGTACCGCCTCTACCGTTCCTCTACCTCCTGAAAAAGGGAACCAAGGAACGAACGTAGCGACGTCGAGTGTTTTTTATCTTTATTGCGGGGACTTTCCAAGTTACTTTGTTCAGTGTCCACAAAAACAAGCGTAAAGGTCTGCGTAACCTGAGCAAATATTTGGGTCCAACTGCCTTCGCTCCTTCGCTAGGGGTGATGTGAAAGGTATTGACTTTGGCATGAAGCCAAGCGGTCCTGCAAATCTTAAGTTTGTCAACAACGTGAGGTAGAAAAAGCCCCTAGACCCTTTTATTTCATGTACGCCTATCAGTTTATCATGATACATTACGCGCTAACTATAAGGAGTCTTGgatatttgttgtcattgtAACGTACTTGTTATGTCTTTTTCACGGCAAAAGTTCACGGCTTCAatagtgtgtatgtatgtatgatttttGCTGGCATGAGTTTTGTAACTGTGTTGATGTGTAACAGGAGCAACTGGTCGTAGAGAATAAAAGAGTCGACCGCCTAACACTATACTACTACCTTTTCTATAGGCAGTGGAAAAATACCTGCATGAGAGGGAGGAAGGTCAGTAGGTCTGAAAAATCGAGTGACTCTTTTATGTATACAATGTCTCACTACAAATCATCCTCTTCTACAGGCCTTATACTTCTAACTTTGTGTAACATACCCAAACGTTCATAATCATAAACACATTCCCATGTAAAGTCTGCAAATACCACTGTTTGAATTATGACttttgtatgaatttttttttctaccttttCAGCTCTGTCTTagactacattccttgttgaTTTAATCACCTTCCGCTGTCTCTCattttcaatacaaaatgataaaagaagAAAGCCTTCAATCCTGAACTGTTGGTGGTGGCTAAAATTCTCTTTCTTCTTCCACTGACAGCTTTGAAGGGATATAAGCCTAATggtaaagaaaaagaatttaCTGTCGCTGTGTTGAACAACGATATTCTCTAAATCGGTGGCACGGATAAAGCCTTGTTGGGATTTATTCTTACGACCAAGACTGTTAGAATAACGACATTATGTATCTTTCAACATAGTAGTCTTCGGTACACAACCCTCTTTTATTCTTCCACAGACGTTTTAAGGACTTGTCTGTTGTCTTTATCAGTGTATATTGAACCATACTGGTGAAGACCAGCCAGACAAGAGGTTGAGACATCTACAGAAGTATAAAACAGGGTTGTGTACCAAAGAAGACTATCATTAATTAATGTGAATCAACCATTTGCGAACATGATATATCATAATTGTATCATATTGAAGACTGCACCGCTAAATGTGAGTTTTATTTCTACAGGAACCGTCTGGCTTCCAACAGACAGGGAAACTCCGTTCGGAAACATGAGTCACAGGACCCATAAACCTACAGCACACCTCACGGGGAGTCCCCAGATTAACTCTCTGGCGGGTAAATGATTTGAGATATTTGCCTTAAGTTATTTCAGTGACTTGCGAATGTCATGTTTTTTGTCGCCTTCTTTCTTTTATTGGAATTTTGTGTCTGCGTTGTGTTTTATGTTGTGTGCATTTTTTtcgtgcgtgtgtgcatgtgtgtgtatgcgcttgtgcgtgtatgtatgtatgtgtgtgtgtgtgtgtgtgtgtgtgtgcgtctgtgtgtgtatgtgtgtgcatctgagtgtgtgtgtgtgtgtgtgtggtatgcgtgtgtgtgagtgtgtgtgtttacaagtgtgtgtgtgtctgtgtgtgtgtatatatgtatgtatgaatatgtgtttgtgtgtgtgtgtatgtatgtgtgtatgtgtgtacagctgtgtgtgtgtgtgtgtgcgtgtgtgtgtgtacatgtgtgtgtgagtgtgtgtgtttacaagtgtgtatgtgtgtgtgtgtgtgtgtgtatatatatgtatgtatgaatatgtgtttgtgtgtgtgtgtatgtgtgtacagctgtgtgagtgtgtgtgtgtgtgagtgtgtgtgtgtgtgtgtgtatgtatgtgtgtatgtaaatgtgtctgcgtgagtgagtgagtgtgtgtatgcgtgtgtgggGGTTGCATGTGTTTTTgtgcttgtatgtgtgtgtatgtgtgtgtttccatGTGTAAGATTCTCTTTGTCACCATTACAATATAACATATTAATATATACATAACAACAAACTGATAGTCACACAATAGCCCAAAACGGTTTCTTGTTCCCACAGGTGACGACAAGGGCCTGAGCAAGATCAAGTCATGGGAGGCGAGACAGGGACTAGCGACTTTGGCTAACGGGATGAGACACAAGAAAGGGCACATCATCATCCCTACAAACGGCCTCTACTTCATCTACTCCCAACTGTACTACCGCTTCCTAAACCCCAAACAGACGCAGAGCAAAACCTACCAGCTCATCCACTACACATTCAAACAAAACTCCTATCCGAAACCGCTTCAGATCATGAAGAGCGCGAGAAACACATGTTGGTCTAAGAACGTGGAGTTTGGGTTGTACACGTCCTATCAGGGTGGGGTGTTCAGGCTGCAAAGGGGGGACAAAATATGGGTCGCGGTGTCCAACATGTCTATGGTGTGCTTGGAGGAAACGTCCAGTTATTTTGGCGCGTTCATGATATAGACAAGTgccgctagttcacctttatttgtggaGTAagctttatccgttgtcttaaAGTACAGCCTGCAAAGGGGGGAAACAGTTGGGTCGTGGTTTGGAGGAAACGTCCAGTTATTTTGGCGCCTTCATGATATAGGCATGTGCcgcgctagttcaccttcacTCAACGAATATGggtaaggtgaactagcgttagcctggataccatcctcaCACCGTTACGCTATCCATCGCACTAGTATGGAAAGGGGCGTACGTACCGTTAAGAGGACGGTACTCACGATAAGGAAAGTCACAACACAAAGTCAACATGAAATGTGGACTGTTAGATGACTCGTCTTTTTGACGCAATTGAAATGCAAGCCTCTGTGGCTACAAGAAGCTGCAAGGCTATCTCAAATGCCAAGTTTGACGCCAAATCTGTGTTGCCACCATGTCTAGCTTCCAGTCTGATGTTTTAAAAACTGGCACGAATGTAACTTGAAAGCCCTACGGAGAATACTGTATGCATGCTAGGACGACTGTTGATATAAACATCTATGAAATGGCAGCTGAGAAACAGTGTTTTCATGATCACCTTGAACACGATACGCAGGAGGCGAATCAACGATGTTTTGAACTGTTTCAAtgtgtagatacattgtatatactttTTTATAAACAATAATTGAAAATTCCAATTCGAATTTTGTATTATACGAATGACTATTAGCGTCCAATGTTAGCAACCCTAGGCCATTGACAGTGCGTACTTGTTGAAAAGCTCAATTGGATTTTTTCCCAATGAACCAGTagatatatactgtacatagtgcTTGCCTTCTCTTTCAGGACCAGTAGAGTTCACTTTTTACCATGTCAATATCAGCAAAATAGTTTTGCATTTAATAAAGGAGACATTTTTATTCACGATGCTGTCGTGCATTTTTGTAATTCAAATGTTGCTGTATATACGtattacccccctccccaacgtTACGCTCGAATAT includes the following:
- the LOC118428317 gene encoding tumor necrosis factor ligand superfamily member 10-like produces the protein MSHRTHKPTAHLTGSPQINSLAGDDKGLSKIKSWEARQGLATLANGMRHKKGHIIIPTNGLYFIYSQLYYRFLNPKQTQSKTYQLIHYTFKQNSYPKPLQIMKSARNTCWSKNVEFGLYTSYQGGVFRLQRGDKIWVAVSNMSMVCLEETSSYFGAFMI